In Marivirga salinae, a single window of DNA contains:
- a CDS encoding helix-turn-helix transcriptional regulator: MKKREELYKTTEYWLENIQNDIYRHVQEYMEENNLNKAGLARELGFSRPYITQVLNGEFNFSLKKLIELSLAVGKVPIINFKMLEDFIVSKEDDLNYLQNGLHVSFNINNVQLGETRIEEESQQFA; this comes from the coding sequence ATGAAAAAGAGAGAAGAACTATATAAAACTACAGAATATTGGCTTGAAAATATTCAAAATGACATTTATAGACATGTACAAGAATACATGGAAGAAAATAACCTAAATAAGGCTGGATTAGCAAGGGAACTAGGATTTTCTAGACCTTATATTACTCAAGTTTTGAATGGAGAGTTCAATTTTTCTCTCAAGAAATTAATTGAACTCTCACTAGCTGTTGGAAAAGTGCCAATTATAAATTTTAAAATGTTAGAAGACTTTATTGTAAGTAAGGAAGACGATTTAAACTATTTACAAAATGGTTTGCATGTCTCTTTTAACATTAACAATGTTCAACTTGGAGAAACCCGAATTGAAGAGGAATCTCAGCAATTTGCTTAA
- a CDS encoding IS110 family transposase, with translation MNYSNFIGIDISKTVLDIALLTMEGEIISVQWSNDRTSLLKEFEQFFTEYNLKKENTLICAEHTGHFGNKLLDVALSLDLDFWLESPYDIRHSQGLIRGKNDRVDAVRIAEYARRFVDKVRLIKSNSKAINQIKHLHTERSLLLQDMAKYKAQLKQEDGFLDLDYFKDKKKRILKLTSCLQKAIKQVENKIDEIIKNDEEIQASFTKIVSVEGVGKQTAIATIVATDNFRKFENPKKFACHVGCAPFSYNSGSSIRSRNKVSPKANKNLKTLYHMAALSILSTKGELRQYYDRKIDEGKNKMSVLNAIRSKIIHRIFAVIRDNRKYEKNYTHILA, from the coding sequence ATGAATTACTCAAACTTTATTGGTATTGATATTAGTAAGACAGTACTGGATATTGCCCTACTTACAATGGAAGGAGAAATAATTAGCGTTCAGTGGTCAAACGATCGAACCTCACTCTTAAAAGAATTTGAACAGTTCTTTACCGAATATAACCTCAAAAAGGAGAACACCTTAATATGTGCTGAGCATACTGGACATTTTGGTAATAAACTGTTGGATGTAGCACTTAGCTTAGATTTGGATTTTTGGTTAGAATCGCCTTACGATATTCGCCATTCACAGGGGTTAATACGTGGTAAAAATGATAGAGTTGATGCTGTAAGAATAGCTGAATATGCCAGACGGTTTGTAGATAAAGTACGCCTTATAAAAAGTAACTCTAAGGCTATCAATCAGATAAAACATCTGCACACGGAGAGAAGCCTACTACTACAAGATATGGCCAAATACAAAGCCCAGTTAAAACAAGAGGATGGATTTTTGGACTTGGACTACTTTAAAGATAAGAAAAAACGAATATTAAAACTCACCTCTTGTCTCCAAAAAGCCATTAAACAAGTAGAAAACAAAATAGATGAAATCATCAAAAATGATGAAGAAATACAAGCTTCATTTACTAAAATAGTATCTGTAGAAGGGGTTGGGAAACAAACAGCTATCGCTACTATTGTGGCTACCGATAATTTTCGCAAGTTTGAAAACCCTAAAAAGTTTGCTTGTCATGTCGGTTGTGCCCCGTTTAGTTATAACTCAGGCTCCAGTATCAGGTCTAGAAACAAAGTCTCCCCTAAAGCCAATAAAAATCTAAAGACTTTATATCATATGGCAGCCTTATCAATCCTATCAACCAAAGGAGAATTACGGCAATATTATGATAGAAAAATAGACGAAGGGAAAAACAAAATGTCAGTCCTTAATGCTATACGTTCAAAAATTATCCATCGAATTTTTGCAGTGATACGAGATAATAGAAAATATGAAAAAAATTATACGCATATACTTGCTTAA
- a CDS encoding type IV toxin-antitoxin system AbiEi family antitoxin, producing MENEIINIALNNVHQNVPIQLKYKKTGQYGGFLTATKGKEELWFYVMQKGEVRKYVVEELEDIKQPPVGVMLIAERIPANIKAALRKRKTAYIEGNGNIYIENENMFVFVDSNKTLKLNKEKGNRAFTKTGLKVLLHFLIKPELVNQTQREIAEYTGVGLGNIPQVIEGLKETGYLLRLNKKEYAWENRKDLFFRWIEGYQTILKPTLKKRRFQMRKKWQEIALNDGIAAWGGESAADLLTNYLRPEKFILYTNEDQANLIRNYNFQPKKDGDLEVIEMFWNKDLNQRTAPPIIVYADLMMEGGKRNQETAEMIYNEQIQPNL from the coding sequence ATGGAAAATGAAATAATAAATATCGCTTTAAATAATGTACATCAAAATGTCCCAATCCAATTAAAATACAAAAAAACGGGACAATATGGAGGATTTTTAACGGCTACAAAAGGGAAAGAGGAGCTTTGGTTTTATGTAATGCAAAAAGGCGAAGTTCGGAAATATGTGGTTGAAGAGCTAGAGGATATCAAACAACCACCTGTGGGTGTGATGCTAATTGCTGAAAGAATTCCAGCTAATATAAAAGCAGCTCTTAGAAAACGAAAAACTGCATACATAGAAGGAAACGGTAATATTTATATCGAAAATGAAAATATGTTTGTTTTCGTAGATAGCAATAAGACATTGAAGCTTAATAAAGAAAAAGGCAATAGAGCATTTACCAAAACAGGATTAAAAGTACTCCTACATTTTTTAATTAAGCCGGAGTTAGTCAATCAAACCCAAAGAGAAATTGCAGAATATACTGGGGTAGGCTTGGGGAATATTCCACAGGTTATTGAAGGATTAAAAGAGACAGGTTATTTACTGCGATTGAATAAAAAAGAGTATGCTTGGGAAAATAGAAAAGATTTATTCTTTCGATGGATAGAGGGTTATCAGACTATCCTTAAGCCAACACTCAAGAAAAGAAGATTTCAAATGCGCAAGAAATGGCAAGAGATAGCACTTAATGATGGGATAGCTGCATGGGGTGGTGAATCTGCAGCAGATTTGCTTACTAATTACCTGAGACCTGAAAAATTCATTCTTTATACTAATGAAGACCAAGCAAACTTGATTAGGAACTATAATTTTCAACCAAAGAAAGATGGCGATTTGGAAGTGATAGAAATGTTTTGGAATAAAGATCTGAATCAAAGAACTGCCCCACCCATTATAGTCTATGCAGACTTAATGATGGAGGGAGGTAAAAGAAATCAAGAAACAGCCGAAATGATTTATAATGAGCAAATCCAACCAAACCTATAA
- a CDS encoding PKD domain-containing protein, which produces MRKNYCKSSLQSLYLIIGVMFFSSCGDDDVPSDPTMPQACFSTENEEVFAGVVASFNSDCSENAQYYAWDFGDGNTSTEANPTHTFDEEGIYSVTLTLVDSLERTNQSSKDITVLENPFTEHSGYIDSDEVWEEGYHLVKGTVKLRNGSLTIKPGAEVFINEGRHIIVGDRETTVTGGVTLTAEGTSDKPIIFKPASGSSEPGSWGNILFTGGASNNSSFKYCEIYYGGEADSFSYPDFEFYTRHGLIDIQGQAVSIENTLIEGAANFGILASNVFNNAFTSFSNNTIRNSVNYSMYLDIKYLFNIGDNNSADQAIYIRGQYMPSKVNFKNMEAPYYISFGLGSTDAGTELVIEAGTEIQFAEGTGIGVSKGSFTAIGTASNPIRFTSAQESKSPGDWSRLNLGAEATLEHCIIEYGGSRSSSNGEFPMVELTSDNPVIFRNNTIQFSNNAGLKIITDQGEWNATVLDNEIKETLGYGLMMDPAIVGYVPNSNTLSNTMGKAIDYGSIKQNVTWPADSYTLTGSVRIVHTAETSLTIESGSEILMNDNVKFWIGGESYLYGHIVADNVTFKKAEEEPWARFEIEESVDQGKNSITNCVLDGGGASNFDYMTGLIYLRSLGSTDVPTITGNTLKNSVTHGISFYFTEMDLTQNTFENNAMGDIYEHGP; this is translated from the coding sequence ATGAGAAAAAATTACTGTAAATCGAGTTTACAATCACTCTACCTCATTATTGGGGTAATGTTCTTTAGTTCTTGTGGTGATGATGATGTTCCGTCAGATCCCACAATGCCGCAAGCCTGCTTTTCAACAGAAAATGAAGAGGTCTTCGCAGGTGTGGTAGCCTCTTTTAATTCAGACTGTTCTGAGAATGCGCAGTATTATGCCTGGGATTTTGGAGATGGTAATACATCTACTGAGGCTAACCCAACTCATACGTTTGATGAAGAGGGGATCTATAGTGTAACCCTCACTTTAGTAGATAGTCTTGAAAGAACCAATCAGAGCAGTAAGGATATTACCGTACTTGAAAATCCCTTTACAGAGCATTCTGGCTATATTGATTCGGATGAAGTGTGGGAAGAAGGTTATCATTTGGTGAAAGGAACGGTGAAATTGCGTAATGGCTCCCTAACTATAAAACCGGGCGCAGAGGTATTTATAAATGAGGGGCGTCACATCATTGTTGGAGATCGAGAAACTACGGTTACGGGTGGTGTAACACTAACTGCTGAAGGCACTAGTGATAAGCCCATTATTTTTAAGCCTGCTTCAGGTTCAAGCGAGCCAGGTTCGTGGGGGAATATTTTGTTCACAGGTGGGGCCTCTAATAATTCTAGCTTTAAGTACTGTGAAATATATTATGGTGGTGAAGCGGATTCATTTAGTTATCCAGATTTTGAATTCTACACAAGACATGGGTTAATTGACATCCAAGGTCAAGCAGTAAGTATTGAAAATACGCTTATTGAAGGGGCCGCTAATTTTGGCATACTTGCCAGCAATGTATTTAATAATGCATTCACCTCTTTTTCTAATAATACAATTAGAAATTCCGTGAATTATTCGATGTATCTGGATATTAAATATTTATTCAATATAGGGGATAATAACAGTGCAGATCAGGCAATTTACATTCGAGGCCAATATATGCCATCGAAAGTAAACTTTAAGAACATGGAGGCACCTTATTATATTTCATTTGGACTTGGAAGCACTGATGCTGGTACAGAATTAGTGATAGAGGCAGGTACTGAGATCCAATTTGCGGAAGGTACAGGAATTGGTGTTTCGAAAGGGAGTTTTACGGCTATAGGTACAGCCTCTAACCCAATACGCTTTACAAGTGCACAGGAAAGCAAATCTCCAGGCGATTGGAGTAGGCTGAATTTAGGGGCAGAAGCAACCTTAGAACATTGCATAATTGAATACGGAGGTAGTAGATCTAGTTCCAATGGAGAATTTCCAATGGTGGAATTAACCTCTGATAATCCGGTTATCTTTAGAAATAATACTATTCAGTTTTCTAATAATGCGGGTTTAAAAATCATTACGGATCAGGGTGAATGGAATGCAACAGTTTTGGATAATGAAATCAAGGAAACTTTGGGCTATGGTCTTATGATGGATCCGGCTATTGTAGGATATGTCCCTAATAGTAATACATTAAGCAATACTATGGGTAAAGCCATAGACTATGGCTCCATTAAACAGAATGTTACTTGGCCGGCAGATAGCTATACTTTAACAGGTAGTGTTAGGATTGTTCACACCGCTGAAACTTCTTTAACTATAGAGTCGGGTTCAGAAATATTAATGAATGACAACGTGAAATTTTGGATAGGTGGTGAATCATACTTATATGGTCATATCGTGGCTGATAATGTCACCTTTAAAAAAGCCGAAGAAGAACCATGGGCTAGGTTTGAAATCGAAGAATCTGTTGATCAGGGGAAGAATTCAATTACGAACTGTGTACTAGATGGAGGAGGTGCTAGTAATTTTGATTACATGACAGGTTTAATTTATTTAAGAAGTTTAGGAAGTACAGATGTACCTACCATTACAGGTAATACCCTTAAAAACTCTGTTACGCATGGAATATCATTCTATTTTACAGAGATGGATTTAACTCAAAATACATTTGAAAATAATGCAATGGGTGATATTTATGAGCATGGTCCATGA